The genomic interval TGATTGACTGGCCACAGCCGCGAACAATCAAACAACTCAGGGGATTTCTGGGATTGACGGGGTACTATCGCAGATTTGTTGCTCATTATGCTTCTATTGCCGGCCCTTTAACAGAGATGTTGAAGAAAGACAACTTCCATTGGACTTCGGAAGCTTGCGAggcatttcaaaaattaaaggcAGCAATGACCAACACACCAGTTTTGTCCTTGCCAGATTTTTCTCAACCGTTTATCATCGAAACAGATGCCTCTAATATCGGAGTCGGTGCAGTTTTAATGCAAGATGGACATCCTATTGCATTTTTTAGCAAGAAACTGGGGCCGAAATTTAGGGGTACTTCTGCTTATCTGCGTGAGCTCAGAGCAGTCATTGAGGCAGTAACAAAATGGAGACAATACCTACTAGGCCAACAGTTCATTATACGAACGgaccataaaagtctgaaaGAGTTGCTTACACAAGTCATTCAAACGCCGGAACAACAACATTTTCTTCGAAAATTACTGGGATACCATTTTACAATCGAATACAAGACAGGAAAGTCTAACTCAGCTGCTGATGCTTTGTCACGCAAGGAGGAAGAAGTTTGTCTAGTTCTGGCAGCGTCTCAGTCAGCCGCTACGTTCGATTTTTTGGAAGAATTACGCCAAGAAAACATCTCTTGCCCCGAACTCAGAAAATTACATGAGCAGTGGAACAACAGCGAATTAATAGACACTCCTTACTCAGTTCGGGATGGATTATTATACTACAAAGAGCGCCTAAGAGTGAGTTCTTATTCACATTTAAAGCAGCAACTCATCCAGGAATTTCATGACACACCAATCGGGGGGCACGCGGGTCCAGAGTGAACATTTCTTCGCTTAAGCGCGAGTTTTTTCTGGCCTGGCATGAAAACAGAGGTACAAAAATTTGTTCAACAATGTGTGACTTGCCAAACTGTTAAATATTCACCTACTGTCCCATACGGCTTACTGCAACCATTGGAATTGCCAGAACGAATTTGGGAGGATTTATCAATGGACTTCATTGTTGGGTTACCAAAGTCAGCAGGGGTCTCCAATATTTTGGTCGTGGTGGATCGTTTCTCCAAATACGCTCACTTCGGAGCATTGCCAAACCAGTATACAGCAACAAAAGTGGCAGATTTATTTGCTAATATGGTTATTAAGTTACATGGAATGCCTCGATCAATTGTGTCTGACCGTGATCCAATTTTTACAAGTTCATTTTGGAAGAAACTCTTTGAATTGATGGGAACCAAGCTGAAGATGAGCACCTCTTATCACCCACAAACGGATGGACAAACTGAAGTGACGAACCGCTATTTAGAGCAATACTTGAGGGCATTTACAGCGGACAATCCGAAACAATGGAGCAAATTTCTTCCATGGGCAGAATACCATTACAACACTAGTGAACATTCAGCCATTCGTATGACACCGTTTGAAGCAGTCTATGGGCGACCCCCCCAACGATACAGACTTATATACGCGGCACAACAAAGATTCAGGCGCTAGAAGAAGAATTACTCACAAGGGATGACATCCTTCGGCAACTCAGGCACAATCTCACTCAAGCTCGGAATAGAATGACACAACAAGCCAATAAAAGGCGCCGGGATATTCAGTTTAAAATCGGTGATTTAGTGTTGGTCAAGCTCCACCCTTATCGACAGGCTACTGTTGCGAATCGCTTGAATCCTAAGCTGTCCAAGCGTTATTTCGGACCATTTGCTATCACTGCCCAAGTTGGACCAGTGGCATACACTCTTGCATTACCCGAAGGAAGCAGAATCCACCCGACCTTTCACGTGTCAGTTTTGAAGCCCTTCTATGGCCCCAAACCACCGGTGTGTTACTCGCTGCCCGAAATGAGTATTAACAACAAACCACTGATGTTACCCCAAGCCATACTGTCTTCTCGCTTACATTCAGGACAACAACAGGTGTTGGTGCAATGGTCCTTAAGCGCATTAGAGGATGCCACCTGGGAGAATTTGGCTGAGTTTGAGCAGGTGTATGGAAGTGTCAACCTTGAGGACAAGGTTGTGCTTGAAGAGGGGGGCAGTGTTGGGCCGGCCCAAGTTACAAGCCCATTACAATTGAAGGTTGATAAGGTGCAAGCTCAATTACAAGATCAGTTAGAGGAAGAACTCTCAGCTGAGATATCCCCAGGATTGGAGCCAAACCAGGACATGGCGCGAAGGGACTCGGAAGAGGGAAGTGCGAGAGCGCGTGGAACCCGAGTGCGCGTGAGGCCAAAATGGTTGCAAGAGTTTGTTAAGCTTGAGACTCGTTGAGGGAAGGCTGAGGGAAATTGTTGCATTGTTTTTCTTTCAATTCTGTTTTGCTTCTTTGAAATGTAAGCTGGGTATAAAACCCATTTTTTCTGTATGATTGATATCGATTTTATGAATTGAAAACTGCAATTATTTTGCATTTTGGGAGATTAGTCTTGTCTCGAAGAAGACCCTATCTAACAACTACggattgaaaatttcaatagaaAATTTTTAAGCCTCCTCTGCGATTGAAATATGGTAAATAATTTTtgggatattttatttttcttatttttaaatgttaACGGGAAATGTTAACTCTCCGttagtttttatttaaaaaaaataaaaatgttaaaaagaaTCGTTAAATCAAAAATTCTGTTATGATACTTTTGGATAGTTTCTTTCTATTTAGCTCTTCTTCACTTATTTCCATCCATATAAATAGGTTCTTTCTTTGATATCATGAGATGATTATATAGTGATGAATGCTCAAAATTAGGAGGCTACATACGTTTACACCAAAAGCCAGTTTGATTTTCCTACAAATTAAAATGTACGAATAAAAGGCCTCCCACTATTGAAATAGGTTatcaagaaaatattaaaaagaaagggaaaaaatggctctaattaaatgaaaatgaacCTAGTTTTAGACTGTATGATTACATGTTCAATGTCAACAAAAGGTGCATTacataagaaagaaaaagtTTTCATATATTCTATATGTTATCCGAGTTTGCAGAGGCTTTTGGAGCACCACAACACAAGTGGTATAGTTTTAAGAGTTGAATATATTTTGTCCTCTTGGTGGTGGCCTGTGGTTCATATTCTGCATATTGGAATATTGTTCATCCGGATGTCCTGGGCTGTCAGGTTGTCCAATGCCTTCATTTGGCCCTGCACCAACATACTGTTGTACAACCAACACAGACACTGTTGCTGCGAAATCCGATGATGCAAGCAGATCCCCAATTGCACCAAGTTCTGGGCATTCACTCCAGTCTGTGAGTCCAGCTGTGAGAGGTGATATCATTCCTTGTCCTCTTCCAACGATGAACAAGTCATGGATATTGTCCATTGACCTTATTGCTGCTACTGTCTCCTCTCCATTATTCACCAACTTCTCACTATACATAATTGATTCATCGTTCATGGTTTTTGTCCTAAAATCATTCACAAGCTCATCATCCAGATGCCTTTCCATTGCATCATCTGTTTCAACTGTTAACATTCTCGGGTCATTAAGATTGTCACGAGGTTGCACTACATTAGAATCATCCTCACCCGAAATGAAGCGCAAAACTGTGAGACTTGTCCCTGGATGGTCAGACATTCTCCAAGCATAAGACAATGCTTCTCTATCATCTGGTCCCCCAAAGAATATCACTGCTATATGATGAGTCACTTGGTTTGCAGCTAAGCGTGTGGAGCCACTTAGCCCTCTATCAACAAGAATGCCAACTGAGCAAGGTGCATTAGCTAGTACATTTTGGTTCACCATCCGGAATGCTGGATTTGTAGCTTCCATTCCACCATCAACCGTTTGTTGTTTATGGAAAGGAATGATAACGAAGGCTACTCGTTTGTCCTCAGCCAAGTTGCAAATGTCTTCATGCATTGTGGAGTAAGGAGAAATGGCAGTGAGAGGTTGGACAGTAACACAACCAGCGTGTTGCTCATAGTTCTCAAAGGCATTGATGATGTGATCTGACTGGGCCTGTGTTCTATTAAGAGCTGGTCTGCCGGATTTCCTCGTGTTGTGAACTATGAGCATTGCAGATGCACGGCCAGTGAGTTCAACTAAATGGAGAACATATACGCATATAGGAGATTTTTTGGTGGGGTGTGAAGCTTCAAGAAGGTTGATGATTGTTGGCACATTTCGAGGGGTGTGGATGCAAACCAATACTCGTAACTCTGCGTCTGGTTTTGACCTTTGAATTGTTCTTCGTTTATAAGGTACGAACTTCCTTGCTGGCTTATATATTGATGTGACAACTGGCGTGATAATTGCGGTCATTATCACTGCTACAATTACCATAATTGCAAAGGACTCGTCATCTAAGACCTGCAAAAACATGAAATGCATatcattagtttttttttttttttgaggtgaTATAATTACATGGGAGTATTAATGTGATTTTCTTACTTTTTGATCTCTTCCGACATTGAGGACTATCATTTCAACGAGGCCTTTAGAGTTCATGAGAAAACCAAGAGTGAATCCTTCGTGAATTGTCATTTTGTAATACATGGCAACAAGAAGAGTTCCAACAATTTTGCCAGCGCAGGCAAGAAATATGATGAGCATTAAAAATCCCCAAGTTCCAATTGATTGGATAGTTGACACATCAGTTTTAAGCCCACTTATTGCAAAGAATAGAGGGAGTAAAAGCCCCGAAATAAAATCCTCTAGCTTCTCTATAAGAGTAACGCCAAGAGGTCCATTTGGTATAACTAGGCCAAACACAAAAGCTCCAAAAACAGAATGAGTTCCAATGGCGTCTGTGATGAATCCTGAGATCATGACTCCAGTGAGGATGAGACATATATTGAACTCACTGAAACTTTCTCCCTCTGGCGTTCTTCGAACCATCCATGATATAATTGGTCGGACGATCAAAACACAAAAGGCAACAAAAGCTGCACTTGAAAGTATGACCCAGAGGGAAGCCAAGGAGCTAGCACGGTTTTCAGCTAAGGCAATGGCCAAAGCGAGGAGAATCCAAGCACACATGTCATTTATGAGAGCAGAAGATAAGGCAATCCTGCCGAGCTCGGTGTTAATGAGTTTGAGCTCTGCAAGTATTCTGGCCAGAACTGGAAATGCAGTTACAGAGAGAGCTACACCTAGAAAGAGTATGTAAGTGCCTTGTGTCATGCTCTCATCCTTTTTATGAAGAATGAAAGAAAAGCATGCGCCAATTATGAATGGCAACACCATTCCAGCAACTGCAATGGCAAGGGACTTTTTCCCTGTTCGTCGAATAACCGAAAGGTCCATCTCCACTCCAACCAGGAAGAGGAAGTAAAGCAGACCAACATTTGCCATTGTCTCAAGCACCATCACACTTCTTAGAGGAAATATTGTGTTGGCAAATCTTGCATTGCGTCCCAGTACTGACGGCCCCAATAACACACCACCCTGTACACAATacattacaatatattttttttataaactttacatatttatatacaaggAAAGGATCCAATTATGAATAAATGCACATAAACAGATATAGAAGAAAATGATCCAACAGTTAAAAGTATTATGCTTATAAAAAGAACATACCATGATTTCAGAGATAACTCTAGGTTGACGAAAGGGTTTGAGAAGGACAACCAATGTGCGAGTGGTGACCACAATTAAAGTCAGCTGCAAGATGAATAGAGGAAGAGAGTAATCCAAAGGATTATCTCCTTGCCAAATACCGTTGGTTGTTATCATGGTCGGAGCATAACACACGATCGTGTCTTCCGTTTTGTTAGGCGTCATTCCTATTGTCGTCGCCATCTTATTTTCTGGTCACTGTTGTAAATTTATATCAAAATCAAAACTATTCTTCCTATTTGAATTAATAGTAACTATTTATTAATATAGTGACTACAATGGAACagttaaatttttcaaaatgttcCATGTGCAGTAGTTGCTGATTGTTTGTCCTCCTTTAATTTTTCCTACTCCAATACAAGTTTTGTTCTTGAACATGGAATTGAGAGAGGTTTTGGTTGAGTATGAGAAATGGGAAATTATGAGGGGATGGGTGGGAATGAAAGAGATAATTAACTTTAAGGTTTTGGTGGTTATCCGTTCCATTTGGGAGCTGATCTTGGTCTATGGTTAATGCAAACATCTATTTTAAGACTTTTTGTTATCACCTCTAGttgttaaatatattttttgcgcatataaatttttgttttaagtAATATTACAATACACGATATACACAAGGGAAATTACTTACTATATTTGTAGAATGGTTTTATTGTAAGAAATAATTGTAACTAAATCTGTTGACGAATTTCCTCTAAGAAAGTTAACAAGAAACTACACACCAAACTATTTCTTATTCGCAGTGGAAGTTTCGTTTTGCTAATTATTTCCtcaaaaaacaatatatatctAGAGAAAGTATGGCGATTATATACAATGTATTTTTATACTGTTAGTTAGGAAGAACAAAATATAAGAAAACCAGAAATCCCATTTTTATGTGATACAAAAAcgtttttactttttcttttctttgtttctttctttattattattattttacatgtATAACAATTAATAATGCTGAATAAGATGGATGCTGCGAGTGCTGCACTCCAAATAGCTCCTTTGAAATAACTACACTGGGTTGTTTTAGTAcgctatatttttttgtttagtaCGCGGCATTATATTGTATTAGATTTTATTTCTATTGTACTATTTGTAAGTATAGAAATCCAAAATTaccttttttttcttaataaatcaAAAATTACTTGGAAGAAAATTTCCTTAATTTGTTCCCCTTCTTACAAAACTTTGAAGCTTAAAACTTGTTCAAGTTGGTCACTTGTGACATCTGCCATTTTCACTAATTTAAGTCGAAGCCCATGAAACTTCTTTCTGCTAAAAACTGTTTGTAGATTGATTACTTATCTCTGCATATCTTTGGTTTTCATCTTTCCTTTGAGTGAATCCTCAGCTCGGCTCAGATCTGCTTCACTTATTCTACCTACATATGTTCCACTCTTCCCTTTATGACTTTTCTAAAATGCCACGTCATCCTCACCATTAGTTGTGggatattatttaaatatttatattattatataaaattataataaactaTTACCAGCAGAAAAATTCTCTAACACATTACCTTGTCAACGACTTTTCATTTCTGCTAGGCTAAGATCAAGTAACATCAATCATTTCAACATCAATATTTTCACATTTTtctcattattatttttgtctGATTCTGCTCACTCTTATTTTTCTGTGTAAATATCTTCCTAATCTCTATGCTGACATGAcatttagtttcttttttctaatttcttttgtTACAGTGACATTAGATTTTAACCATCGTTCATCTCCATAGTTAATCTTTATTAGATCTAATATTAGGCACGAATAATTATGTTCACATGATATTACAAAAGCTTTACACCAAAGTCCAATTGAACAACAGTGCTTAATAGCTAGTTTTCTTTCTTGTATATTCTCTCCTGAGTCCTGACTGATATCAAATCTCTTCATTCAACACATTTGGTACCAATTATACTCTGTAATtcgtcttttttcttttttacactATCTCCATGGCTTCAATAATCTCGAATTCAAATAGTATGTTCTATCTTCGAATTATACTAGGAGTACTTTCAGCTATTCTTGGCTTGTTGTTTTTGTCCCAGAGCTCCTTCTTCAATATGCAATTTGATGATACTAAAAGCTCAGAGCTCCTTGTTTTCGCCACAATCTCAGCTCTCCTcgtttttcttgtttttgtggCTCCAATCTGGAGTGATATCATGCAGAAGGTATGGAAGTTAAACTTTTCTGTAATATCAATTATTGAAATTGTTTTTCTAGGGGTTGTTTGGATACTGGCCTTCTTGATCAAGTATCCTCATTTTGATGTTCATTCTAAATATAGAAAATCTTGTGTTGAAGAACAAGGAAGAAAAATATCACATGGAAGTCAATATAGTCTGTATTCCATTGGAGCATTTGCTCTTTTAGCCTTACTTTTATCTTCAGAAAGCCACAGAACTATAGAACTTGGCTTGTTTAGTGTTCTGATAGGCCTGATTATGGACACTTCTATGGAAATTCCAGCATATGATGATGGGCCTAATCTCTGGTATATGTATGGGGCAGTTCTCTACTGTATTGGGTTGATTTTTCTAAGACGTTATATGGAATCCTTGATGGGAAATAAATCAGACTATAGTGATGAATATATAATATCACCAACCATTTTGAAGGGCTAAAAAATGGAGAGATTCAAAAACGTATTGTTTATTAGTTTGGAATTTGTATCAGCCATTGTTGGCATTGTATGTCTATTTTTGTCCCCCTTCTTCGAACTACAATTTACAGAAGCTGGAAATTTGAAGAGCATTTGCTTTATCATCTTGGCTCTTTTGCTTGGCTCTTCTTTGTTCAGGGCACCTATATTCATTAACAAATTGGTAATGAAATGTCATGGTCAGTATTTGGTACGAACCATGGTTAAAGCTTTCTTCTTCATGATGGTTTCAGTTATGATTTTCATGACAAAGTATCCAAGGTTTAAAATACATTCAAAGTACATGGATTCTTGTAAGTGGAAAAATGAAGGGAGAGTTTCCCAAGGGAATAAATTTGATGTATTCACTACTGGATCATTTTCTCTATTTGCTTTGACCATATCATCTGGGAGAGAACAGCCTGTGAAGCTTGGTATATTCAGCTTTCTTCTTGAATTCACCATGGACACTTCTATTGAAATCTTGGGAAATGATGGACCCAGCTTTTTGTACATGTTTGGTGCTCTTGTGTATTGTGTTTTCTTAATTCTCATTAAGAGTTATTTGGATTCTTTGACAATGTCTGAAGACAGCTCTATTGAGCAACAAGAAAGTAAACAAGATCGAGTAGAGAATTCTGTGGCCTCAAAAGCTCGACACATTTCTGTTGAAGTAACAAAAAACGAGTAGACTTTTCTTTGTTTTAAATGCAGGAGCAGACAACTGAAAGCGAAACAGGAAAGGAAGAAAAAGCATTGTTGAAATCTACAAATCATAGAAGTCAATATTGGTGGCCAGCGTGGGCACCCTAAAATTTTAACATTGTTTTGCAATTTagtctctttttttattttataaaactttatgtaaattttatttaacagttttgtaaatataaaacaaattacAAAAGAGGGATATAAATGCGAATTGCTTTAAAAGAAATGGAACTTTTTTAATTAGCAGTTCTTTCTTCTGTAGTTCTTCAAGATATCCTTTTAAAGATATTGACTGCCGGCCTATTGCTAATGTCCTCCCCATTTTAGTGAGTCGGAACCAGGGAGCCTTTGTCAAGGGTTGTTTCATTGCCTACAATATTCTTATTCTTCAGGACATCTTGATGAACTACAGAAGGAAGAACAGCTCCCTAAGATGCACTATCAAAATTGATATTAGTAAAGCTTACGACACGGTTAATTGAGATTTTCTTGAGAAGCTTCTTGTGACCTATTTGCTTCCCTGCTAAGTTTGTCAAGTGGATCATGAACTGTGTGAGAAACACTTCTTATTCTCTGCGCTTGAAAGGTAGATTTCAGGGGACTTTTAAGGGAGAGCAGGGGCTAAGACAAGGGGATTCCATTTCCCCCCTTCTCTTTGTTCTTGTCATGGAGTATTTATCCCAAAGAATCCAAAAAGCAGTCGGAGAAAAGAGATTCAGGTACCATCCCTTATGCAAGAAATTGAAACTCACTAATCTATGTTTCACAGATGATTTAGTGATCTTTTGTAAAGGGAATGAGGACTCTCTTTTTGCTATCAAGGAAGTGCTCGATGAGTTTAGCAAGACTTCGGGTCTTTCTATCAATTTTGTAAAATCTCACGTTTACTTTGATGGAGTTTCTCAGTCGATTCCTCTTACTCAAAAGATTAATCTTTCTCTTGGAGAGTTCCCTCTTAAGTATTTCAGGATCCCTCTAAGACTAACAAAATGGAGACTTGATGATTGTGGTGCTATCTTGAAGAAAATGAAGCTTAAGCTCCACTCTTGGGCTAATAAGCACTTATCCTATGCTAGTCGAATCCAATTAATCCAATCTACTTTGATTGGATTATGGAATTATTGGATAAGAGTGTTTCTTTTACCTCAAAGTGTGATAAAAGAGATTGAGAAATTATGCTGGGGATTCCTTTAGGGTTTAAAGATAATCGAACTAGAGTTGATTTGGCAAGTTAAGAGAGGGTGTGCCTTCCAAAAGCTTATAGTGGTCTTGGCTTTAAGGATGGAACAAAGCTTCTTTAGCTAGATTTATATGGGACTTGATGAATAAAAAAAGACTTGCTTTGGGTTAAGTGGATTAAATCGGTTTATCTCAAATGGAGTGATTTCTGGTCTTATAAGTTGAGTATGGATATGAGCTGATATTGGAGGAAGCTTTGTAGGTTGCTTATAACTTACAACAAGGTTGATATCATAGCAGCAGGTGGAGAGGAATTCAAAGTTGTCAATCTGTATCGCAGAATGTTGCACTAGGTTGCAGAATCAGCTGCTGGTGTGATTTGGTGCGGCTTGAACATGCAAAAACATGCTTTTCAGCTTTGGCAAGCAGCTCAATCCAAGTTACTCACGAGGGATATGCTGTGTCGTTTGAACATACCAATTCTGAACAAAAACTGTGTGGTGTGTGACAATGAAACTGAGAGCCACCTCCATATTTTTTTTCAGCTGCAACTTGTCTCAACAGGTGCTGATTTTTCTCTTCCAATTGCTAGGGTTTGAAGGTTGGTCCAAGAACTATGATAGCTGGATTGTTTGGCTGGGCACCACAAGGCCGAAAATCATTGACAGAATTAGAGTTTTAATGTTGACTGTCACGATTTATCACATATGGAGAAATTAAAACAATTGCTTGTTTTCCTATTATTCCAATACTGTTAATTGTATAGTGAACAAAATTAAATGTGATGTGAAATATAGGCCCATCTTGATGAAAGATAGGAAAGATTCAAGAGAGGAGAAGAATTTActtcaaagattgatttataattattagGAGCTTGTTTTTGTTGCTTCTCTTTGGAGAAGTATAGCTTGTTTGTATTCCGTGGGTTGATTAATGaagttttcttcttcttgataaaaaaaattaaaatttttatatttgactccattaaagatggtactgttgggttttgtgtcctaaataaaaccctttacaatctgattagttatcaatataagaaatttgaagtgatttatgtttgcatgaattttacatgctaatggtttaatatgtttattacatttacacacaaaatcagttaaatccagatcatatgtttattcacaattacagtatcgtcaacacagtggaatgtgattgtgatcatatgaatcaaaagactaagtccctgtttcatcagtgttttggatttacactaatgtgataatcagcgatgatgtatacttacacttggagtaagtgttatgttctttccaggacattagtaaagtatactagtttcgaatgtatggagtatacattggactggaccgatattgcaacttagttaagatattataaacttaccgtcatatctttccaagtcaatatcagtagttgatcttaagattaaaagaatctaaatcctgatatgcttaggctcaactcaggagtactattcatgttctttgatttattagttaagcctacttttgggtcagggtggtacgtatattttgggaacatgatagtatgattgagtgggagtgctgaacataaatatggaatctatagcttctactggtgtatagaagtcaagtgatgattcccttcgagcttagctaaattgaagtaaatggatgagctcttgtttaagtgactaattcttagatcactaaacatcatttacaggtagctaagtgttttaaggggcaaaatacattgaggggtgagaacggtaaaattatcccatctcgatgtaaatcatctatatagaggatctttgatcacattaagattataaaaatggttaaatgagatagcatatctatatcgtggaacatattatatgctctatataagtctgagagtgcaattctaagttctaagagtggattcaacgaagaattaataagtaggaatttacttagtaaattcggttcacttattggaagctcatcatatagatccatggtccccattctagttgagactatactgcttgtaagactcaataattgatttgtgattaattaatcataattctaaagttagactatgtctaatttgtgaattttcactaagcaggggcgaaattgtaaagaaaagagattctaggtttatttatttattaatggactttatatgtctaattaataattaaattaaatgacaatattatttaataatctattttagttattaaataattagttttggcatttaaattgttagaattagaaaatttgcatttttgagaaaatagaaataaaatttgtgaaaattgcaaaatccaagtaaggcccattacacaccatggccggccacttggagtaggtttttcaaattgatattttcattattttaatgccaaataattactaacctaaacctagtagttgcctataaatagaaagtgatgactcagtcaaataataagttttcaacaagttttCACATGCTtttgaataaccttttctgtcagaaatttctctcttcagaaaaactgagccttcctttttctctctatagccgaaatctctctctctctctctctctctctctctctctctctctctctctctctctctctctctctctctctctctctctctctctctctctctctctctctctctctctctctctctctctctctctctctctctctctctctctctctctctctctcttttcttcttcataaatttcaaaccttagtgatagagtaagtgcccacacacagcaagtggtaactcaatc from Cannabis sativa cultivar Pink pepper isolate KNU-18-1 chromosome 4, ASM2916894v1, whole genome shotgun sequence carries:
- the LOC115713343 gene encoding cation/H(+) antiporter 15 — translated: MATTIGMTPNKTEDTIVCYAPTMITTNGIWQGDNPLDYSLPLFILQLTLIVVTTRTLVVLLKPFRQPRVISEIMGGVLLGPSVLGRNARFANTIFPLRSVMVLETMANVGLLYFLFLVGVEMDLSVIRRTGKKSLAIAVAGMVLPFIIGACFSFILHKKDESMTQGTYILFLGVALSVTAFPVLARILAELKLINTELGRIALSSALINDMCAWILLALAIALAENRASSLASLWVILSSAAFVAFCVLIVRPIISWMVRRTPEGESFSEFNICLILTGVMISGFITDAIGTHSVFGAFVFGLVIPNGPLGVTLIEKLEDFISGLLLPLFFAISGLKTDVSTIQSIGTWGFLMLIIFLACAGKIVGTLLVAMYYKMTIHEGFTLGFLMNSKGLVEMIVLNVGRDQKVLDDESFAIMVIVAVIMTAIITPVVTSIYKPARKFVPYKRRTIQRSKPDAELRVLVCIHTPRNVPTIINLLEASHPTKKSPICVYVLHLVELTGRASAMLIVHNTRKSGRPALNRTQAQSDHIINAFENYEQHAGCVTVQPLTAISPYSTMHEDICNLAEDKRVAFVIIPFHKQQTVDGGMEATNPAFRMVNQNVLANAPCSVGILVDRGLSGSTRLAANQVTHHIAVIFFGGPDDREALSYAWRMSDHPGTSLTVLRFISGEDDSNVVQPRDNLNDPRMLTVETDDAMERHLDDELVNDFRTKTMNDESIMYSEKLVNNGEETVAAIRSMDNIHDLFIVGRGQGMISPLTAGLTDWSECPELGAIGDLLASSDFAATVSVLVVQQYVGAGPNEGIGQPDSPGHPDEQYSNMQNMNHRPPPRGQNIFNS